In one Streptomyces sp. NBC_01241 genomic region, the following are encoded:
- a CDS encoding prolyl oligopeptidase family serine peptidase, translating into MNSSPPPYPPARTVDAFENVAGVRVPDPYRWLEPETDEVQRWQRRQAEIATSIAYDGQDPAAVRKLIETHDAGSRPALPRFAAARWFRAVNAPGAAAPSVVVADRPFGAGRPVVDLTAFGDGQNPAFLSWLAPSPNGRVLALGVCTDGSEHNTVRLIEVDSGRVLDGAPRQVLHSAWAGGVSWLPDSSGFFFLALTGSPHEFRQAVYRHRLATRDSAGNTVVEPIPVGEGSQEYTLVQFSADGRWAVASHRVGSPVPVAVRDLSRPATPWRPFVTDCAGTVAGHIVGDRYIAVTDVAAPRGRVVALPLDADGPNDPASWTELVPEGETVLRSLSPVGDHLYLSEFDQTCARVRILDRSGAVTGEVPLPGKGALSAPFFALTGLAVGSPPDDFVFAFSTLTSSWGVYRHRPGEADIETLSAPAVTLDADVTFERAVAFGGVEIPYHVVRPAGSDPTQPAPTLISAYGAANVPLLPQYQPELAAFVAAGGVLVQAHLRGGGEFGRDWYLAAHRERKHVRDRDLIAVAEHLVATGLTTPDRLALTGGSDGGLMCGVALTTRPELWCAVLPMAPLLDLIGGTRDPYLDFVIRKAWADPDDPAEVRRLLRLSPYQLVGPGVFPAIYLQAGATDPRCPPWHARKFAARLQAAQEGDAPILLHVFDNAGHGAATSYEVATAQDAEWLAFLIRTLSLGHQEASG; encoded by the coding sequence GTGAACAGCAGCCCTCCGCCGTATCCGCCCGCGCGGACCGTCGACGCCTTCGAGAACGTCGCGGGCGTCCGGGTGCCGGACCCGTACCGGTGGCTGGAGCCGGAGACCGACGAGGTACAGCGGTGGCAGCGCCGACAGGCCGAAATCGCCACTTCGATCGCCTACGACGGGCAGGACCCTGCGGCCGTACGGAAGCTGATCGAGACCCACGATGCCGGGTCCCGCCCGGCACTGCCAAGGTTCGCGGCGGCCCGCTGGTTCCGCGCCGTGAACGCACCCGGTGCGGCGGCGCCCAGCGTGGTCGTCGCCGACCGGCCGTTCGGCGCGGGCCGACCGGTGGTCGACCTGACCGCGTTCGGCGACGGGCAGAACCCCGCGTTCCTGTCGTGGCTCGCGCCGTCGCCGAACGGTCGCGTCCTGGCCCTGGGCGTCTGCACCGACGGCAGCGAGCACAACACGGTCCGGCTCATCGAGGTGGACTCGGGGCGCGTACTGGACGGCGCGCCGCGCCAGGTCCTGCACAGCGCGTGGGCCGGTGGCGTGTCGTGGCTGCCCGACAGCAGCGGCTTCTTCTTCCTCGCCCTGACCGGTTCGCCGCATGAGTTCCGGCAGGCCGTGTACCGTCACCGGCTCGCCACGCGGGACAGCGCGGGCAACACCGTGGTGGAACCGATCCCGGTCGGTGAGGGCTCCCAGGAGTACACACTCGTGCAGTTCTCGGCCGACGGCCGCTGGGCCGTCGCAAGTCACCGGGTGGGCAGTCCTGTTCCGGTCGCCGTACGCGATCTGTCCCGGCCCGCCACCCCCTGGCGTCCCTTCGTCACCGACTGCGCCGGGACCGTCGCCGGACACATCGTCGGCGACCGCTACATCGCGGTGACCGATGTAGCGGCACCACGCGGGCGCGTGGTTGCGCTCCCGCTGGACGCCGACGGCCCCAACGACCCAGCCTCGTGGACGGAGTTGGTTCCGGAGGGCGAGACGGTGCTGCGGTCCTTGTCTCCGGTCGGTGACCATCTGTACCTCAGTGAGTTCGACCAGACGTGCGCCCGGGTACGGATCCTCGACCGCTCCGGCGCCGTCACCGGGGAGGTTCCGCTGCCCGGGAAGGGGGCGCTCTCCGCACCGTTCTTCGCCCTGACCGGCCTGGCCGTGGGCTCTCCCCCGGACGACTTCGTCTTCGCCTTCTCCACCCTGACCAGCTCCTGGGGCGTCTATCGGCACCGTCCGGGAGAGGCGGACATCGAGACGCTTTCGGCCCCGGCGGTCACCCTCGACGCCGACGTGACGTTCGAGCGGGCCGTCGCATTCGGCGGCGTGGAGATCCCTTACCACGTGGTGCGACCGGCGGGCAGCGACCCGACGCAGCCCGCGCCCACGCTGATCTCCGCGTACGGCGCGGCGAACGTGCCTCTGCTGCCGCAGTACCAGCCCGAGCTCGCCGCCTTCGTCGCGGCCGGCGGCGTGCTCGTACAGGCGCATCTGCGCGGGGGCGGCGAGTTCGGCCGCGACTGGTACCTGGCCGCGCACCGGGAACGCAAGCACGTGCGCGACCGCGACCTCATCGCCGTCGCCGAGCACCTCGTCGCCACAGGGCTCACCACACCCGACCGGCTCGCGCTGACCGGTGGCTCCGACGGCGGTCTCATGTGCGGGGTCGCCCTCACGACGCGCCCCGAGCTGTGGTGTGCCGTGCTGCCGATGGCGCCGCTCCTTGACCTCATCGGGGGCACCCGCGATCCCTATCTGGACTTCGTCATCCGCAAGGCGTGGGCGGATCCGGACGATCCTGCGGAAGTACGGCGGCTGCTGCGGCTCTCGCCCTACCAGTTGGTCGGGCCCGGCGTCTTCCCGGCGATCTATCTTCAGGCCGGGGCGACCGATCCGCGGTGTCCTCCCTGGCATGCGCGCAAGTTCGCCGCCCGCCTGCAGGCGGCACAGGAAGGGGACGCGCCGATCCTCCTGCACGTCTTCGACAACGCCGGGCATGGCGCGGCGACGTCGTACGAGGTCGCGACCGCACAGGACGCCGAGTGGCTGGCCTTTCTGATCAGGACACTCAGTCTGGGCCATCAGGAAGCTTCCGGATGA
- a CDS encoding helix-turn-helix domain-containing protein, whose translation MRSWLDAFGDVATAAASMFVHPNTFRYRLRRAAEVGRIDLNDPSARLSAMLQLHLMSLRSAPDGG comes from the coding sequence CTGCGGAGTTGGCTCGACGCCTTCGGCGATGTCGCCACGGCCGCCGCCTCGATGTTCGTGCACCCCAACACGTTCCGCTACCGGCTTCGGCGCGCGGCGGAGGTCGGCCGGATCGACCTCAATGATCCGTCCGCACGTCTCTCGGCCATGCTGCAGCTGCACCTGATGTCGCTCAGGTCCGCCCCGGACGGCGGATGA